Below is a window of Halolamina sp. CBA1230 DNA.
CCCGGTGTCGGCGCCGTAGACGCTCTCGGCGGCCATGATGACCTGCTCGAAGGCGGCGTTGCCGGCACGTTCGCCGATACCGCCGACGGAGACCTGCGCCTGGTCGGCGCCGGCCTCGAGCCCGGCGAGCGCGTTCGCGCTCGCGAGCCCGAAGTCGTCGTGCGTGTGGACGTCGATCCGGGCGTCCGTGTGCTCCCGGACCGTCCGGATCAGCTCCGCGAACCGCCCGGGGGTCGCGACCCCGCAGGTGTCCGGGACGTTGATCCAGTCGACGCCCGCTTCCGATACGGCCTCGACGACCTCGATCAGGTAGTCGGGGTCGGTGCGGGTGGCGTCCATCGGGGAGAACATCACTTCGGCCCCGGAGTCGGCGGCGCGGACGACGGTTTCGACCGAGCGCTCGATCACGGCCTCGCGGCTGGCGTGCATCGAGTCCTCGATCTGGACGTCACTGGTCGACGCGAAGGCGTGGACCATGTCGACGCCGGCGTCGAGCGCGGCCTCGATATCGTCCTCGACGACGCGCGCGAGCCCACAGACCGTCGTGTCGGCGGCCGACGCGACGTCGCGGACTGCCGCGAACTCCGCGTCGGAGTTCACGGGGAAGCCCGCCTCGATCACGTCGACGCCGGCAGCGTCCAGCGCTGCGGCTATCTCGCGCTTGTCGTCGTAGGAGAACGAAGTACGGGGCGACTGTTCACCGTCTCGCAGGG
It encodes the following:
- a CDS encoding LeuA family protein is translated as MQCLTTLRERREPRRIEFSQGTLRTDPEFATARIFDTTLRDGEQSPRTSFSYDDKREIAAALDAAGVDVIEAGFPVNSDAEFAAVRDVASAADTTVCGLARVVEDDIEAALDAGVDMVHAFASTSDVQIEDSMHASREAVIERSVETVVRAADSGAEVMFSPMDATRTDPDYLIEVVEAVSEAGVDWINVPDTCGVATPGRFAELIRTVREHTDARIDVHTHDDFGLASANALAGLEAGADQAQVSVGGIGERAGNAAFEQVIMAAESVYGADTGIDTTEITALARLVEERSGVDQPPNAPVVGDNAFAHESGIHAAGVIENSATFEPGVMTPEMVGAERELVLGKHTGTHSVRERLCDAGYDPTDEQVRAVTREVKDRGADGDEITEETLETVAEANGVDREAERVTEGPAR